A section of the Passer domesticus isolate bPasDom1 chromosome 17, bPasDom1.hap1, whole genome shotgun sequence genome encodes:
- the NEFH gene encoding neurofilament heavy polypeptide has protein sequence MSLMLETLLGPPGGLRKEPGRAAPRSAASSGFYSWPAPVAGRARGAGGGSAAASSTESLDSLNGEPRARNEKELLQVLNDRFAGYIERVRALEQQNRALAAEAAALRQQQAGRSAMGELYARELRDMRGTVLRLGAEKGQLRLERARLAEDVAALRGRLEDEARQRSELEAAARGLAQRSAQEERARAPLEERARALREEAEQLRRQHRAEVGALLRGARPELPAEPPASLRPGVTAALRDLRAQLEGTAARSTLQAEEWFRVRLDKLSEVAKVNTDAMRLAQEEISEYRRQLQAKTTELEALKGTQESLERQRQESEERHHADVLSYQETIQQLDNELRNTKWEMAAQLREYQDLLNVKMALDIEIAAYRKLLEGEEYRLETGIGMLSYPEVVPKPPSITTSIKVKSEEKIKVVEKSEKETVIVEEQTEEIQVTEEVTEEEEAEKEAEEEKAEEGEEEGEEEEEEKAEEEAEEKAKSPAKEEAKSPEKPESPAKEEAKSPAVKSPEKPATPSKEEAKSPAVKSPEKPATPSKEEAKSPAVKSPEKPPTPSKEEAKTPAVKSPEKPPTPSKEEAKTPAVKSPEKPTPPSKEEAKTPTVKSPEKPTPPSKEEAKTPTVKSPEKPSAPSKEEAKPPAVKSPEPPATPSKEEAKPPSVKSPEKPPSPSKEEAKPPAVKSPEKPPSPSKEEAKPPAVKSPEKAKSPVKEEAKSPQKEAAPAKEPSPAPKAPAKEEQPKEVKAPSKPEEGKKEEAPKKDVPAKAEEKPKEKAAAVPEPPAPQAKETKPSPKPAEEAPAKPQQEVSKAATKEAEKPKAEEPKKKVEEPKKEKTEEPKKAEEPKKEKTEEPKKEKAEEPKKVEEPKKEKAEEPKKVEEPKAKAKPKDEPKASKEPPKGEAPSSKEGSAPETGKK, from the exons ATGAGCCTGATGCTGGAGACGCTGCTGGGCCCCCCGGGGGGGCTCCGCAAGGAGCCGGGCCGCGCTGCCCCGCGCTCCGCCGCCTCCAGCGGCTTCTACTCGTGGCCGGCCCCGGTGGCGGGACGggcgcggggcgcgggcggcggcagcgcggccGCGTCCTCCACCGAGAGCCTGGACTCGCTGAACGGCGAACCGCGGGCGCGCAACgagaaggagctgctgcaggtgctgaaCGACCGCTTCGCCGGCTACATCGAGCGGGTGCGggcgctggagcagcagaaccGGGCGCTGGCGGccgaggcggcggcgctgcggcAGCAGCAGGCGGGGCGCTCGGCCATGGGCGAGCTGTACGCGCGGGAGCTGCGGGACATGCGGGGCACCGTGCTGCGCCTGGGCGCCGAGAAGGGCCAGCTGCGGCTGGAGCGGGCGCGCCTGGCTGAGGACGTGGCGGCGCTGCGGGGACGGCTGGAGGACGAGGCCCGGCAGCGCTCGGAGCTGGAGGCGGCGGCCCGCGGGCTGGCGCAGCGCTCGGCGCAGGAGGAGCGGGCGCGGGCGCCGCTGGAGGAGCGGGCCCGGGCGCTGCGGGAGGAGGCGGAGCAGCTGCGGAGGCAGCACCGCGCCGAGGTGGGAGCGCTGCTGCGCGGGGCGCGCCCCGAGCTGCCCGCGGAGCCGCCCGCCTCGCTGCGCCCCGGCGTCACCGCCGCGCTGCGCGACCTGCGCGCTCAGCTGGAGGGCACGGCGGCCCGCAGCACCCTGCAGGCCGAGGAGTGGTTCCGCG TGAGGCTGGACAAGCTCTCGGAGGTGGCCAAGGTGAACACGGACGCCATGCGCTTGGCCCAGGAGGAGATCTCCGAGTACCGCCGGCAGCTCCAGGCCAAGACCACCGAGCTGGAAGCCCTCAAAGGGACCCAGGAGTCGCTGgagaggcagaggcaggagtCGGAGGAGCGCCACCACGCAGATGTCCTGTCCTACCAG GAAACCATCCAGCAGCTTGACAACGAGCTGAGGAACACCAAGTGGGAGATGGCAGCTCAGCTCCGCGAGTACCAGGATCTGCTCAACGTCAAAATGGCCCTGGACATCGAAATTGCTGCCTACAG AAAGCTCCTGGAAGGGGAGGAGTATCGGCTGGAGACTGGCATTGGGATGCTCTCCTACCCCGAGGTGGTCCCCAAGCCTCCCAGCATCACCACTAGCATCAAGGTGAAGAGCGAGGAGAAGATCAAGGTGGTGGAAAAATCAGAGAAGGAGACAGTGATTGTGGAGGAGCAGACAGAGGAAATCCAGGTGACCGAGGAGgtcacagaggaggaggaggctgagaaagaggctgaagaggaaaaagcagaagagggggaggaagagggggaggaagaagaagaggagaagGCTGAAGAAGAGGCTGAAGAAAAGGCCAAGTCTCCTGCAAAGGAGGAGGCCAAGTCCCCAGAGAAACCTGAGTCCCCTGCAAAGGAAGAGGCCAAGAGCCCAGCTGTGAAGTCCCCTGAAAAACCTGCAACCCCCTCAAAGGAGGAGGCCAAGAGCCCAGCTGTGAAATCCCCAGAAAAACCTGCAACCCCCTCAAAGGAAGAGGCCAAGAGCCCAGCTGTGAAGTCCCCAGAGAAACCCCCAACCCCCTCAAAGGAGGAAGCCAAGACTCCAGCTGTCAAATCCCCTGAAAAGCCACCAACACCCTCTAAGGAGGAGGCCAAGACCCCAGCAGTGAAATCGCCAGAGAAACCCACACCTCCCTCAAAAGAGGAGGCCAAGACCCCAACAGTgaaatccccagagaaaccgaCACCTCCCTCAAAAGAGGAGGCCAAGACCCCAACTGTCAAGTCCCCAGAGAAACCCTCAGCCCCTTCTAAAGAGGAGGCCAAGCCCCCAGCTGTGAAATCCCCAGAGCCACCGGCAACTCCCTCGAAGGAGGAAGCCAAACCTCCATCTGTCAAATCCCCAGAGAAGCCCCCAAGCCCCTCTAAGGAGGAGGCCAAGCCCCCGGCTGTGAAGTCCCCAGAGAAGCCCCCGAGCCCCTCTAAGGAGGAGGCCAAGCCCCCGGCTGTGAAGTCCCCAGAGAAAGCCAAATCTCCCGTGAAGGAGGAGGCCAAGTCTCCGCAGAAGGAAGCAGCCCCAGCCAAGGAGCCAAGCCCTGCTCCGAAGGCCCCGGCCAAGGAGGAGCAGCCCAAGGAGGTGAAGGCTCCCTCCAAGCCTGAGGAGGGTAAGAAGGAGGAAGCTCCCAAGAAGGATGTCCCAGCCAAGGCAGAGGAGAAACCCAAGGAGAAGGcggctgctgtgccagagcctccagctccacaggccAAAGAGACCAAGCCAAGCCCCAAACCTGCCGAAGAGGCTCCAGCAAAACCTCAGCAGGAGGTCAGCAAAGCGGCCACCAAGGAGGCTGAAAAGCCAAAGGCTGAGGAGCCCAAGAAGAAAGTAGAAGAACCCAAGAAGGAAAAGACGGAGGAGCCCAAGAAGGCAGAGGAGcccaagaaagaaaagacagagGAGCCcaagaaggagaaggcagaggagCCTAAGAAGGTGGAGGAACCcaagaaggagaaggcagaggaaCCCAAGAAAGTGGAGGAACCCAAAGctaaagcaaaacccaaagatGAGCCCAAAGCCAGTAAGGAACCCCCCAAAGGCGAGGCTCCCTCCAGCAAGGAGGGCTCAGCCCCAGAGACGGGGAAGAAGTGA